The genomic stretch AAAGATGTGAGCTACATTGTAATTGCATTCATAAACCTTCAAGTTAAGGTTTAGCTTAATATTCATGATATCATGACCTCCCTGTTCCTACTATCTTGACTAAATAAACTATCGAAGCAAAATATATGTGCTCTTATTTCTGTGATCATGATATTCGTTAACAAGTTgagtatatatatttcactcCATTAAAATCATCAGTCTCCACAATAATAGATCCTTCCATATTATTTTCTCACTGCTTAGCTTTGATCTCTGTGTAGCTTTATGCCCTGTGCTATTGCACTTTAACCTTGCTTTGCTAGGAATTGTGAAACCAGGACCTGTAGGTTCAGGATATAAGAGTTACAGATTTTATATATGTCCAAATTATTGCAGAGGGGTTTcttgtttatattttgtataaattCGATTTATTCTATGTCTGTACTCTTGCTTGATTATCATTAACAACCTCACAGCTTTGGCATCCATATTCCCTTCTGATTCTCAATTCCCTTTAAGGCATTTAACTTGTAAGTGCATTTGGTCAGGTTTAGTTGAATAGGGAAGAGGTGGCGATTTTTCGTAAGATTAAAGATGTTGGCAGAAATTGATACACATTAAGAAATGGGATGATATattaatacattaaaaaaataaattgaaatgacTTGGAAGGCAGCACAGAAATATAGAATCCAGGTACtttaatatatgttttacatCATAACACAACATGCCTTTGACTACTGCAACCCGTGTTTGCGACATCTGAATAAAATGATATGAACATATATGACCTTCATTTGGAAAGCCCAAGATTACTGTCCCTTTCCAAATCCTTAAGAACTTCATTTTGTTTTCGAGCTGTCGAGTATGGTTTTGCCCGTTGTTTGTCTGATCAAGTTTATAAAGGTATATCTTTATTCACGTATACCTGATTCAGTACATGTAAAATTTCCACAATTCATTATCTTTTCTAAAACACAAACATTGTAACATCCACAATTTTACATTTTGCGGGTCTTTGACTacaacccagatttttaaaatcaaaatggtGCAAAATCTATACCTTAGCTGACTGAATCTTCACCCAAAGAAACCTTGCTTAGCCTGCTTGGCAGTGATCTGGCACTGctgtttgtaatttttcttcCCCCAACCCGTTGATTGTGTGATCCATAAAGTGCTCTCTGTGCCAGTGTTTTTCCCAAATTATCGTTGGTTGCGCCTTTCGTGTTGGGCTTTTTATCTAATGAAGTTGATTGGTTGCTGTTGGTGCAGGCATCAATATTATTGGCATTGCCCTTATCAGAAGCCATTTTTTTCTGAGTTGAAGAACTGAAATGAATGGGGAACTCTGGTATGGAAAAAGCTGTATGGTAAGTCTGCAAGTTTATAGGGGTGGCCACCTAAGGAATATGTTGGAAACAAGTTGCTTGAGAAGGAGAACCACCTTTGTGGGGGTGCACAAAGAATTCCCTCAAAATTCGTACTCTTGGAATATGTTTGTGTTGTCTTGTCTACTTAGGAACCAAAGATGCACCCAGGCACGTGTGACTTCTTGGTTCTAAGAGTTCTCATAGAAGATTACTCTTCACTCGTGCAACGCAGTGTGTTATTCTATGGATCTGGCTTATGCGGTTCTGGATACAGCCCGATGACGACACATATCCACCATATTCTGTTTTGGGACACGTGTTGGCATCTGTATGTGTCCTGTATGGACAGAAGCTAGATTTGTGGAAAAGCATTCTTTGTGCTTGTAGTAAAACTGAAGCAATATTTGTGTAGCTGAATAACCTCAactgtagtagatttgattgatttttACGGTTGAGAAGGCATACAGTAAAACATTTTGTTCTTGAGTGCTGCCTGCACAAATCTATCAGCATGGGTGTCAAGATTTCTGCTAACCTGTGTGGCTGTCTACTTGCTTCTTGTAAAATCTCTAGCTCAATCCAACGGCGAGACATTTTGGGTAgtgaaaagaaagaacaaaatgaaTAAGTTTATATGTCTGATTCAGCTTGGATTGGATGTTGGCATATATGTTGAACCAAATTTGGTGCATTAACAACCACTAGGCTCTTCCCACCATCTTTATCATGCAGGGAGTTGAGCAATAAATTAAGAGAAACTAGATCATCAAAGCACCACGCCAACCACAAACAGACATGAGATTCTTTATCTGTCAATTCTCTCAATTTGGTGTTATTTACTTTTAGCCCTTTGTGCGTTTTCTTCCACCCCACAAAAGGACTTTTGAACTTTATGCCTTGCCCTGTCAACATTTGAGGCTGAGAATTAAAGAATATCTTAATCTTATAAGTAATGATAAATTGATAATCGTTCATCTGGTTTTGCTAGCCACTAAACTTTGGTCGACCTGTTTCAGGGACAAACAGTTGCACGAAAGTGCTTTAACCATTAAAACAAAATGACTAAGCTCATGGTGGAAGCTTAATCATGCACACTTTTGTTtcggtttagaatttttttttttttttcacaaaaaaaaaaaaaagtacttagtGCAACTTAAAATATTGGTCAATCGAAAATGTTTCCAAttgatcaagaaaaataacCTTCATGAAGTATTGTGAGAGGATCTTTTATGAGACTTACCTGTCTAAGCAAGTCTTGGGCTCTACTACCCAAGCACTTGCTCGAACAGATGAGACCTGCAAGGACCCTCTTATAATTGTCTTACCAAATTGCAAAGTCTTGTATTTTCACACGCTTCCTTATACCTCCTTAgattatagaaaataaaagaaatatttattgaTTTTCTGTACAAACCAAAAcgcatgaaaatattttctaatattttccACTAGTCCGAAAGATGTACATAACCAAGTTAACAGTAACAGGAGgccaaaatgtacttttaagCCCAAATAAAGACAAATTATAAAGAGGGAATGCTAAAAAGTACACGCGCCTATATATCGAATTCATGAGCAAAACTCTACCGAACAGAGCTCTCTGACTTATCTGAAAACGAGCAGAATACCTTTAAAGCAAGATTTTTAGACCATTAATCCTTCTTTGTGTGAATACTTAGCATCAAAGCTCAGAACCAACGAATCTTTAGCCTTAAAGCAACCTTTGTTCCAAGCAATTCCGCAATTCTCCCTCTCTTTTGTCATTGAAAAACTCAACGAATCCCATGAAGTCTTTGATCTGAGAGAATGGCAGTCACACATGCCGACCTTGAACCAAGCCGTCGAAGCACCGAGCTGGGCAGCAAGACAGGAGTTCTCCTCATGGTCTTGACCATTCTCTGGGGCCTGTTTTGCTTCGTTCTTTGTCTCATCGCGGAAGCCACGCGTTCTGAGGTATAGGCTTATAGCTATGACATGAACAGAACAACCATAATCTGACATTCCCAAAAAGAGTTGATACTTATGTCGGATTTCATTGCAGGTTACACGGGTGGGAGCCGGAAACAGAGGAAATGGAGGAAAATATGAATGTGTGTATAGTGGCAGTGGGAAAACGCCATTGTGGTGTGCTGCTGCTGCATTTGTTGGACTGGCAATTGCTATGGTGGTGGAACACACCTACATGTTGATTGCAGTGACTAAATCACCACCTTCGGCTCTGGTTAACTGGGACTCTGGCTCTGCTATTGCCAAGTCTCTGTCATGGCAAGCCGGCTTTTTCTTTGTCACAACTTGGTAATAACTCATTTTCAATTACCTTTGCTTTTTTCATCTTGTCTTGTAAAATTAAAGTGCACTTTTCTAGCTTTTGTGACCAAAAAACATGTACTTTCAGATTGTAAAACCCAAGTGCCTTGAAATGATTATCCAACATTCGAAGAATTTATTCAAATGTCAAACACGTTAATCTCAATTATATAGCAATCgtatagcagtttactaacaaAAATTCATCTGGGTTCTTGTAGGATTTGTTTTTCGGTTGGGGAGATTTTGTTGTTGATTGGATTAAGCGTAGAGTCAGGGCATCTTAAGAATTGGAATAGGCAAAGACCAAGTTGCCTTATTATCCGAGAAGGTTTGTTCTCAGCTGCCGGAGTGTTTTCATTAGCCACAGTCTTCTTCGCTGCGGGTCTATATTTGACAGCATTGCGGGCACAAACAATATCTCAAGAGCTAGAAAACGTGCGGCGCGAAGTGCTCGAGGCGTCCGCCCTCTATGCGTCGCCGCCGAGGTCGCCGCCGCCGCCCCCGCATCACATGGCAACCATTGCAAGGGAGAGCCCCATAACCAGAGAGAATCATTCTGAGCAACCATTGTTTGTATTTCCACAGGCTTTTAGCAAGCACTCAAATTTAGTGTGAAGCAAGCAAAGGATAGATTGTGCTTCTAGCTAAGCCAAAGGCACAAGTAAGGTCTTCATTTTTATGCAAGTATCATAGAGAGAAAATTGTATATATGTTCACAATTACCAAATtgtaattcttttcttttcttttttttttctttttttgtaaatttgtaaattaattttcaaaaaaacaaatgaattaCAATTTCCTAATTGTGAACATATACAATTTCTCTCTATGATACTTGCATCAAATGAAGACCTTACTTGTGTCATGTATTATTTTAAGAAACTTGGAATTTCAAGAAACCTTACATTTCTTACTTACAATTTCAAGAAACTTATTGAGATGGAATATTTGccattttttaacttttgggcgtttggaattgcggttttaataagtgcaattttaaaaattgcatttttgaatcgttactttttaaaattacaaaagcatttagtaaaacatgttaaaaatacttttttttatcaaatatttgttatgtaaaatcatgattttggtttaaatttgtgctttttcaaataagcaccctctagccagcttataaaaatcgcagatttttttcctattttagattaagtgtttgttaagcgatatcttttaaaaacgtagattATTATTACGaaatcgcaatttcaaacgCAACTTAAGCAACATAGCCTCTCTAAAAGTTCAAATTTATGAGATACTATGTAATTGTTAAGtagctcataaaaaaaataaaataaagtttgttAGAGGAAATTCTGCcattattcttaattatttttcaattaaagtAATAAGATATTGATTCTTGCGTTTGAACGGTTACCTGCAAAACCTATAAGGAAAATTCCAAATTAGTTCATGGGTTAATTTTCGCCTGATCACAAATCATTACTTggatttctatatatatatatatattttttgtttaatatataaCTATGGGTTTTCTCTGATTTTCAGATTACTGGTTAGGGGTCtaacaatattgttattttaggatgaAAATAccttatttttagtttctagttattttttatttttgttttgtatttaggCTACCCATGTCATAGATCTAGTCTGCATGAAACAGAtttgttccttaaatgtaattgtatatGAGTTAGCGAAaacttgaagtcatttttatgactttgtaaccttcataggTTTTGACTATGATTTTTCAAAACTGTATGCTCTAtgttgtaagagttttatactcatgaaatttcatcaatggaagttccatattttaaaaaataataataataataattaaaataccttacgataatatgttatctttatagataacattagaaTTAAGGATTACAACTTAAATATTAGaaataagtattatcattagagtagtttaTTATACTTAGTATTTTATCCTTGGTAGTTGGTATCCCAAAAATATGTGGGTTTCGGGAGGGAATTGAGAGTTTAGCAGCTTCCTCATTAAATTCCGAAACGTTAGGCCCGAAAATGTAGGCGGTTATTAATCGTCCGCTAATCATCATAACCGCTAACGGCCTTAAAAGCTGTTAGTAAAAAATCATTAACCgcgcggttagcggttagcaatTATTGAGTTTGCTAACCGTTAACTACTAACcgcattttttatataatatatttttataattataataataataatacttatatttaatatgatcaattgatcattaaattacaattttttttacataatcATAATTTAAGtgttaatgtattattattttaatttatataattatatcacatgatcaattgataattaaatcatatgattatataataacaaattatacatatataatataacataagtcataagtatacaagttcatactaatacaataattaagtatctagaaACTTAATTGGGCTCCTCTTATACTAATTCGGCCCAATTTGAGGTATATAGCAAATTTTGATGCTAAAACAGCTCcgaaaatgccaaaaaaaaaaaaaaaaaggaaaaaaagattaAAGTGAGCCCCCAAAAAAGTCAAACTCTCAAAATTGGCGCAAAAGGCCTAACTTgtaaaagcggttagcggaggtggttagtaaattttactaaccatcTAGGcagttacagttagcggttttagctaCTAACTACTAACTGTAACCATCTTTTCACCCCTACGAAATGTGGCTTGTTTTAGACGCTTAAGTGATATGCACGGCCAAGATTTTTGAATTCGAGAAACTCAAATTTAAGGGGAATTTGAGAAGATCTCAATCccattgtaattgtctatttaaagagaTTAAGCTCATTAGTAAATTAATgagaaaattaatcccaaatcttatgtttgaaaaatgattttcgaTTTccttaaaaatctaaaaagtttagGTTCCTTTAGAATTTGAAGTCTAGATTCTCTCAAAATCTAAATTATATCCCCGTTATCCCCATTGGTGGTAGGATAATTGATTCATATCTTGCATCATTATCTACAAAAACTGTGCAATTGTTTCTATGACAAGTTGATTGGCTTCAAacacaaagagaaatgttatgga from Corylus avellana chromosome ca1, CavTom2PMs-1.0 encodes the following:
- the LOC132168136 gene encoding uncharacterized protein LOC132168136; the protein is MAVTHADLEPSRRSTELGSKTGVLLMVLTILWGLFCFVLCLIAEATRSEVTRVGAGNRGNGGKYECVYSGSGKTPLWCAAAAFVGLAIAMVVEHTYMLIAVTKSPPSALVNWDSGSAIAKSLSWQAGFFFVTTWICFSVGEILLLIGLSVESGHLKNWNRQRPSCLIIREGLFSAAGVFSLATVFFAAGLYLTALRAQTISQELENVRREVLEASALYASPPRSPPPPPHHMATIARESPITRENHSEQPLFVFPQAFSKHSNLV